The genomic DNA CGGGCGTCCCCAGTTGGGCAATGACTGATGCATCCGTGAACTGGACCATCGAATGGACCACGCTCTGCGGATGGATGACTACCTCGATCTGCTCGGGCAGCACGCCGAACAGATGGCGCGCCTCGATCACCTCGAGCGCCTTGTTCATCATGGTGGCGGAATCGACCGAGATCTTGCGGCCCATGACCCAGTTCGGATGGGCGCAAGCCTGTTCGGGCGTGACCGTGCCCAGCGTATCGGGCGCGCGCGTGCGGAACGGGCCGCCCGACGCCGTGAGAATGATCTTGTCGATGCGCCGCGGCCAGGTCGACGGATCTTCAGGCAGCGACTGGAAGATGGCCGAGTGCTCGCTGTCGATCGGCAGCAGCGTGGCACCGCCCTCGCGCACGGTGCGCATGAAGAGCTCGCCGCCGACCACCAGCGCCTCCTTGTTGGCCAGCAGCAGCCGCTTGCCGGCGCGCGCAGCCGCCAGGCAGGGCCCGAGGCCGGCCGCCCCCACGATGGCCGCCATCACGGCGTCGACCTCTTCGTGCGATGCTATTTTTTCAATAGCATCGACGCCGCTCAGGACGGTGGTCTTGAGATTGTTCTGCTCTATCTTTTCGGCCAGCAGCGCCGCATGCGGCGCGCTCGCCATGACCGCATAGCGCGGCGAAAAACGCGCGCACTGCGCCAGCAGCTCGTCGACCTTGGTCGATGCGGAAAGCGCGAAGACCTCGAAACGCTCCGGGTGCCGCGAAATGACATCGAGCGTGCTGACGCCGACCGAACCGGTCGAGCCCAGCACCGTGATGCGTTGTTTGGGTGTGTTCACAGGAAAGCCAGCATCATTGCAATGGGAAGCGCCGGCAAGAGGGCATCCACGCGGTCGAGCACACCACCGTGGCCCGGCAACAGGCTGCTGCTGTCCTTGGCGCCGGCACTGCGCTTGATCAGCGACTCGACCAGGTCGCCCACGACGCTCATTGCGGCGAGAAACAGCACGCCGACCAGCAGCAGCCACCAGCCGCGCTCGTACAGCCGGGTGTAGAGGCTGGCCACCGCGGCGCCGGCAGCCCTGTCGGCCCACACCCACGCAAAGGCCAGCACAACGACGCCCGCCATGCCGCCCCACACGCCTTCCCAGCTCTTGCCGGGGCTGATGGCGGGCGCGAGCTTGTTGCGCGTGAACCTGAGGCCGAAGGCGCGGCCCGCGAAATACGCGAAGACGTCGGCCACCCAGACCAGCACGAGGATCGACAGCAGGAAGTTGATGCCGACCATGCGCGCCTGCACGGCCGCGAGCCACGCCACCCAGAGCGCCAGCA from Variovorax sp. V93 includes the following:
- a CDS encoding phosphatidate cytidylyltransferase — its product is MLKQRILTAIVLLAILLPALFYPSHVPFACVMLVLIGAGAWEWGRLNGYGQRLSVFLGAETVALCVLSWWLGLLDRSLLPMWLVASAAWVLGGAALLRVAVPGWPRIPRGLRLVGGLLALWVAWLAAVQARMVGINFLLSILVLVWVADVFAYFAGRAFGLRFTRNKLAPAISPGKSWEGVWGGMAGVVVLAFAWVWADRAAGAAVASLYTRLYERGWWLLLVGVLFLAAMSVVGDLVESLIKRSAGAKDSSSLLPGHGGVLDRVDALLPALPIAMMLAFL
- the ispC gene encoding 1-deoxy-D-xylulose-5-phosphate reductoisomerase, which gives rise to MNTPKQRITVLGSTGSVGVSTLDVISRHPERFEVFALSASTKVDELLAQCARFSPRYAVMASAPHAALLAEKIEQNNLKTTVLSGVDAIEKIASHEEVDAVMAAIVGAAGLGPCLAAARAGKRLLLANKEALVVGGELFMRTVREGGATLLPIDSEHSAIFQSLPEDPSTWPRRIDKIILTASGGPFRTRAPDTLGTVTPEQACAHPNWVMGRKISVDSATMMNKALEVIEARHLFGVLPEQIEVVIHPQSVVHSMVQFTDASVIAQLGTPDMRVPIAVGLAWPERIESGAARLDFRQMASLSFDAPDAALFPGLGLAWHALRAAPGTTAVLNAANEVAVEAFLDRRLRFDRIHAVNMETLEAVSPSKPASLADLLALDASARAAANAAALRFAA